The Sphaerospermopsis torques-reginae ITEP-024 genome has a window encoding:
- the plsX gene encoding phosphate acyltransferase PlsX gives MGSTGVSIAIDAMGGDYAPAEIVAGALRAKEELGVKILLVGDQQQIEAVIPPKTNMVGLEIVPAQEAIAMDEEPLNAVRKKRKASINVAMDLVKNNQADAVFSAGHSGAAMASALLRLGRLPGIDRPAIGTVFPTIKAGKPVLILDVGANVDCRPKFLEQFAVMGSIYSQYVLGMPEPKIGLLNIGEEDTKGNETALRAHQLLRENTQINFSGNAEGRDVLSGEFDVIVCDGFVGNVLLKFAEAVGGVILQILREELPQGIRGQIGTAILKPNLKRVKQRMDHAEHGGALLLGVNGICFIGHGSSQAPSIFSAIRMAKEAVDNQVLQRLQSQYQLLQSESE, from the coding sequence ATGGGATCGACTGGTGTAAGCATCGCAATTGACGCTATGGGAGGGGATTACGCACCCGCTGAAATCGTCGCTGGCGCATTACGAGCGAAGGAAGAATTGGGTGTGAAAATCTTGTTGGTAGGTGATCAGCAACAAATCGAAGCTGTCATACCGCCAAAAACCAATATGGTGGGATTAGAGATTGTTCCTGCACAGGAAGCGATCGCAATGGATGAAGAGCCTTTAAACGCAGTTAGAAAAAAGCGTAAGGCTTCAATCAACGTAGCGATGGATTTAGTGAAAAATAATCAAGCAGATGCAGTATTTTCTGCTGGACACTCTGGGGCAGCAATGGCATCCGCTTTACTACGTTTAGGCAGATTACCAGGAATTGATCGCCCAGCCATAGGTACAGTATTCCCCACCATTAAAGCAGGTAAGCCAGTATTAATACTGGATGTTGGTGCAAATGTAGACTGTCGCCCTAAATTTTTAGAGCAGTTTGCAGTCATGGGTTCAATTTATAGTCAATATGTTTTGGGAATGCCTGAACCCAAAATAGGATTATTGAATATCGGTGAAGAAGACACCAAAGGTAACGAAACTGCCCTTCGCGCCCATCAATTATTAAGGGAAAATACCCAAATAAATTTTAGCGGTAATGCGGAAGGACGTGATGTATTATCAGGAGAATTTGATGTTATAGTCTGTGATGGCTTCGTTGGTAATGTGTTATTAAAATTTGCCGAAGCAGTAGGAGGAGTAATTTTACAAATTCTGCGGGAAGAACTACCTCAAGGTATCCGGGGACAAATTGGTACTGCAATTTTAAAACCTAACCTTAAGCGCGTTAAACAACGCATGGATCACGCAGAACATGGGGGAGCATTGCTATTAGGCGTAAATGGAATTTGTTTTATCGGTCATGGAAGTTCTCAAGCGCCTTCTATATTTAGTGCTATTCGCATGGCCAAAGAAGCTGTAGATAATCAGGTATTGCAAAGACTACAGTCACAATATCAACTTCTACAAAGCGAAAGCGAATAG
- a CDS encoding leucyl aminopeptidase, protein MTIQPTNTALLDWSGDTLAVGLFEDAVELTGDLATLNEKCGGIFSEIIAEEEFTGKANSTVVIRVGASHPVRKVILVGLGKPDALKLETLRRVAATIARTAKKQKTKTLAVSLPVYNNDPAATAQAIAEGAQLALYQDTRFKSEPEDKNPNIETIDLLGLAGQEAAITRAEQIVSGVILARQLVAAPANAVTPITMAETSQAIAKEHGLELQILEKEDCEKLGMGAYLGVAQASDLPPKFIHLTYKPATTPRRKLAIIGKGLTFDSGGLNIKGAGSGIETMKIDMGGAAATLGAAKAIGQLKPDVEVHFISAVTENMISGKAMHPGDILTASNGKTIEVNNTDAEGRLTLADALVYADKLGVDAIVDLATLTGACVVALGDDIAGLFTPDDGVASQLQTASETAGEKIWRMPMEEKYFEGLKSGIADMKNTGPRYGGSITAALFLKQFVKDTPWAHLDIAGPVWADKENGYNGAGATGFGVRTLVSWVLS, encoded by the coding sequence ATGACGATTCAACCTACAAACACAGCATTATTAGATTGGAGTGGTGATACTTTAGCAGTTGGCTTGTTTGAAGATGCAGTAGAGTTAACAGGCGATTTAGCGACTCTGAATGAGAAATGCGGCGGAATTTTCTCAGAAATCATTGCCGAAGAAGAATTTACAGGTAAAGCTAACAGCACCGTTGTTATTCGCGTAGGTGCTAGTCATCCCGTGCGGAAGGTGATTTTGGTAGGTTTGGGAAAACCGGATGCTTTGAAATTAGAAACTTTACGCCGTGTTGCTGCTACAATAGCTCGCACTGCCAAAAAGCAAAAAACCAAAACTCTGGCAGTGAGTTTACCAGTTTACAACAACGATCCAGCAGCTACAGCCCAAGCGATCGCAGAAGGCGCACAACTGGCACTTTACCAAGATACTCGCTTTAAATCTGAACCAGAAGATAAAAATCCCAACATCGAAACTATTGATTTATTGGGTTTAGCTGGACAAGAAGCGGCTATTACCCGTGCAGAACAAATTGTTTCTGGGGTAATTTTAGCTAGGCAGTTGGTAGCTGCTCCCGCTAACGCTGTGACACCGATTACAATGGCAGAAACCTCCCAAGCAATAGCTAAAGAACACGGTTTAGAATTACAAATTTTGGAAAAAGAAGATTGTGAAAAATTAGGTATGGGGGCATATTTAGGAGTAGCCCAAGCTTCTGACTTACCACCTAAATTTATTCACCTCACTTACAAACCAGCTACCACACCCAGACGCAAATTAGCAATTATTGGTAAAGGTTTAACTTTTGACTCTGGTGGTTTGAACATTAAAGGCGCTGGTAGCGGTATTGAAACCATGAAAATTGACATGGGTGGCGCTGCGGCAACTTTAGGTGCTGCTAAAGCTATCGGGCAGTTAAAGCCAGATGTAGAAGTTCACTTTATCTCAGCCGTCACCGAAAACATGATTAGCGGTAAGGCAATGCACCCAGGAGACATCTTAACCGCATCCAATGGCAAAACAATCGAAGTCAACAACACCGACGCAGAAGGGCGTTTAACCTTGGCTGATGCTTTGGTTTATGCGGATAAGTTGGGTGTAGATGCGATCGTTGATTTAGCGACTCTCACAGGTGCTTGTGTGGTAGCTTTGGGTGATGATATCGCCGGTTTATTTACACCTGATGATGGGGTAGCTTCCCAACTGCAAACCGCCTCAGAAACAGCAGGTGAGAAAATTTGGCGGATGCCAATGGAAGAAAAGTATTTTGAGGGGTTAAAATCTGGTATTGCGGACATGAAGAATACCGGACCCCGCTACGGTGGTTCTATTACTGCGGCTTTGTTTTTAAAGCAGTTTGTGAAGGATACCCCTTGGGCGCACCTGGATATTGCTGGTCCAGTTTGGGCTGATAAGGAAAATGGTTACAACGGTGCTGGGGCGACCGGTTTCGGGGTGAGAACTTTGGTTAGTTGGGTTTTGAGTTAG
- a CDS encoding alpha/beta fold hydrolase: MTDVELKPCFLTPKRVQPEYPLFVYLPGMDGTGQMLRSQTTGLELGFDVRCLAIPRQDLTTWDVLTKNVLDLIHAELERSCHRPVYLCGESFGGCLAMKVATQSPQLFKRIILINPASAFQLRPWLNSLSQLTDFVPSWFYDIGALGLLPFLASLSRMSSSIRHELLRTMRSLPAETVNWRLSLLREFQVEQEKLQQLTQQVLLIAGGSDRLLPSVSEVERLDQILPNPKKLILPDSGHACLLEEDVNLYKILKDHEFVESLKYSHATK; encoded by the coding sequence ATGACAGACGTTGAACTTAAACCTTGTTTCCTAACTCCCAAAAGAGTACAACCAGAGTATCCGCTGTTTGTCTATTTACCAGGAATGGATGGAACTGGTCAAATGTTGCGATCGCAAACAACTGGCTTAGAATTGGGTTTTGATGTCCGTTGTTTAGCGATCCCCAGACAAGACCTCACTACCTGGGATGTGCTGACTAAGAACGTTTTAGACTTAATTCACGCAGAATTAGAAAGAAGTTGTCATCGCCCAGTTTATCTGTGTGGTGAGTCCTTTGGGGGTTGTTTGGCTATGAAAGTCGCTACCCAATCACCACAATTATTCAAACGTATTATTTTAATTAATCCTGCTTCAGCCTTTCAATTACGTCCTTGGCTCAATTCTTTATCTCAACTAACTGACTTTGTGCCATCATGGTTTTATGATATTGGTGCATTAGGATTACTACCATTTTTGGCATCTTTATCACGGATGTCTAGTAGTATTCGCCATGAACTGTTAAGAACTATGCGTTCTTTACCCGCAGAAACGGTAAATTGGCGGTTGTCATTGTTGCGGGAGTTTCAAGTTGAGCAGGAAAAATTGCAACAATTGACACAACAAGTATTACTGATTGCTGGGGGGAGCGATCGCTTGTTACCTTCTGTGAGTGAAGTGGAACGGTTAGATCAGATTTTACCTAATCCTAAGAAATTAATTTTACCTGATAGTGGTCATGCTTGTTTATTAGAGGAAGATGTGAATTTGTATAAGATTTTGAAGGATCATGAATTTGTAGAATCTTTAAAATACAGTCATGCTACTAAGTAG
- the metG gene encoding methionine--tRNA ligase gives MNLENKTSKTFALTTPLYYVNDVPHIGSAYTTMAADVVARFQRLLGNQVLLITGTDEHGQKIQRSAASLEKPPQEFCDQIVPSFINLWQVLNIQYDRFSRTTALNHQAIVKEFFQRVWENGDIYQGQQQGWYCVSCEEFKEERDLLDGKRCPIHTTKEVEWRDEQNYFFRLSKYQTQLEEFYQSRPDFIQPASRRNEVLSFVSQGLQDFSISRVNLDWGFPVPVDPKHTLYVWFDALLGYVTALLEPDAEPTLANALEKWWPINLHLIGKDILRFHAVYWPAMLMSAGLPLPERVFGHGFLTKDGQKMGKTLGNTLDPVALVQGYGSDAVRYYFLKEIEFGKDGDFNEIRFINVLNADLANDLGNLLNRTLNMVKKYCAGKVPAIAPEVIPAENALKAIGLGLGEQVKQAYTNLAFNEACYAVLSLVQASNKFIDEQAPWTLYKQGKQEEVEVVLYTVLESVRLAAYLLSPIIPNISSDIYQQLGWGINFNNQKESSMVAPFTTHATWGVLSDKQQLGTPQPIFKRIELPKNN, from the coding sequence ATGAATCTAGAGAATAAAACTTCAAAAACCTTTGCCCTGACTACACCTCTCTACTATGTAAACGATGTTCCCCATATTGGTAGTGCGTACACTACAATGGCAGCAGATGTAGTAGCCAGATTTCAACGCTTGTTAGGAAATCAGGTACTGCTGATTACGGGTACAGATGAACATGGGCAAAAAATTCAAAGGTCAGCAGCAAGTTTAGAAAAACCACCACAGGAATTTTGTGATCAAATTGTACCCAGTTTCATCAACTTGTGGCAGGTGCTGAATATTCAATATGATCGCTTTAGTCGCACTACCGCTTTAAATCACCAGGCAATTGTTAAAGAATTTTTCCAAAGAGTTTGGGAAAATGGCGACATTTATCAAGGACAACAACAAGGCTGGTACTGTGTATCCTGCGAAGAATTTAAAGAAGAACGTGATTTGTTAGACGGTAAACGTTGCCCTATTCATACTACCAAAGAAGTAGAGTGGCGAGACGAGCAAAATTACTTTTTCCGTTTATCCAAGTATCAAACCCAGCTAGAGGAATTTTACCAGTCTAGGCCAGATTTTATTCAACCTGCCAGTCGCCGTAATGAAGTCCTCAGTTTTGTCAGTCAAGGTTTACAGGATTTTTCCATTTCGCGGGTAAATCTTGATTGGGGTTTTCCTGTACCTGTAGATCCTAAACATACCCTTTATGTGTGGTTTGATGCTCTGCTGGGTTATGTAACCGCATTATTAGAACCAGATGCAGAACCAACTTTAGCGAATGCTTTAGAAAAATGGTGGCCGATCAATCTGCACTTAATTGGTAAAGATATATTGCGGTTTCATGCAGTGTACTGGCCAGCAATGCTGATGTCAGCTGGTTTACCTTTGCCTGAGCGAGTATTTGGACATGGATTTTTGACTAAAGATGGTCAAAAAATGGGGAAAACTCTGGGTAATACCCTTGATCCTGTAGCTTTAGTTCAAGGTTATGGTAGTGATGCAGTTCGTTATTACTTCCTTAAGGAAATCGAATTTGGCAAGGATGGAGATTTTAATGAAATTAGGTTCATCAATGTTCTAAATGCAGATTTGGCAAATGATTTAGGTAATTTGTTAAATCGTACTTTGAACATGGTGAAAAAATACTGCGCTGGTAAAGTTCCTGCGATCGCTCCAGAAGTTATTCCCGCTGAGAATGCTTTAAAAGCGATTGGTTTGGGGCTAGGGGAACAGGTGAAACAAGCTTATACAAACTTAGCTTTCAACGAAGCTTGCTACGCTGTTTTGTCATTAGTTCAAGCCAGCAATAAGTTTATAGATGAACAAGCACCTTGGACATTATATAAACAGGGCAAGCAAGAAGAAGTGGAAGTAGTGCTGTATACGGTTCTCGAATCAGTGAGACTAGCAGCTTATCTCCTCTCCCCAATTATTCCCAACATTAGCAGCGATATTTATCAACAACTAGGCTGGGGAATCAATTTTAACAATCAAAAAGAAAGTTCAATGGTTGCGCCTTTTACTACCCATGCAACATGGGGCGTACTATCAGATAAACAACAGTTGGGTACACCTCAACCAATTTTTAAACGGATAGAACTACCAAAAAACAATTAA
- a CDS encoding LabA-like NYN domain-containing protein: MLNNLENDSIFSPEQVLENRGRVAIFIDGSNLFYAALQLGIEIDYTKLLCRLTGGSRLLRAFFYTGVDRTNEKQQGFLLWMRRNGYRVIAKDLVQLPDGSKKANLDVEIAVDMMALVDSYDTAVLVSGDGDLAYAVNSVSYRGVRVEVVSLRSMTSDSLINVSDRYIDLEAIKEDIQKTPRPGYPYRPLSSMGFLDDPRDSEGHLEIPE, translated from the coding sequence ATGTTGAATAATTTGGAAAATGACTCGATTTTTTCGCCGGAACAGGTTTTAGAGAATCGGGGTCGGGTGGCTATATTTATTGATGGGTCGAATTTATTTTATGCGGCTTTACAGTTAGGAATCGAAATTGATTATACTAAGCTTTTGTGTCGATTAACTGGAGGTTCTAGACTATTGCGGGCTTTTTTCTATACTGGTGTAGACCGGACAAATGAGAAGCAGCAGGGATTTTTGTTGTGGATGCGTCGCAATGGTTATCGAGTCATTGCTAAGGATTTAGTGCAGTTACCGGATGGCTCAAAAAAAGCTAACCTAGACGTGGAAATAGCTGTGGATATGATGGCGTTAGTCGATTCCTATGATACCGCAGTTTTAGTGAGTGGTGATGGCGATTTGGCTTATGCTGTAAATTCTGTCAGCTATCGTGGTGTTAGGGTTGAAGTGGTGAGTTTAAGGTCAATGACCAGTGATAGCTTAATTAATGTGAGCGATCGCTATATTGATTTAGAAGCTATCAAGGAAGATATCCAAAAAACACCCCGTCCTGGTTATCCCTATAGACCATTATCTAGTATGGGGTTCTTGGACGATCCTAGAGATAGTGAAGGACATTTAGAAATTCCAGAATAA
- the lptC gene encoding LPS export ABC transporter periplasmic protein LptC — MLRNFSYLSWILLLLLGLYSCGNPSPTKPEPDSSANQNQDSKLTFFGVALEQFDEEGRPIWKVQAQQAKYTKETEIGEAQNPQGELYQDGKVVYTIKAETADIKQDGKQLLLKGKIRATDPRNGVVLQGNELEWRPEEDLLIVRNQFNGNHKQLKATAQEARVKTREQRIEFSGKVVATSGDPQLQMRTERLVWLLKEEKLIGDRPIEIDRYENNQITGRGRGNGAQVNLKTKVATLEPKAQLNLLEPPMQIISNSMTWNINEEIVKANAPVSVVHQAENVTVTGNKAEMKIPEKTVYLTGNVNAVGKKNQSLKSNQLTWYLEKKLLEAQGNVVYRQVEPPLNFQGTTAVGNLETENIVVKGGSSGNRVVTEIIPQY, encoded by the coding sequence ATGCTGAGAAATTTCTCTTATTTGTCTTGGATTTTATTATTGTTACTTGGCTTATATTCTTGCGGAAATCCATCTCCTACAAAACCAGAACCGGACAGTTCAGCTAACCAAAATCAAGATAGTAAGTTAACTTTTTTCGGTGTAGCTTTAGAGCAGTTTGATGAAGAAGGTAGACCTATTTGGAAAGTCCAAGCTCAACAAGCCAAGTATACCAAAGAAACAGAAATTGGTGAAGCCCAAAATCCCCAAGGTGAACTTTATCAAGATGGCAAAGTAGTTTACACCATTAAAGCCGAAACCGCCGATATTAAGCAAGATGGTAAACAACTGTTACTCAAAGGGAAAATTAGAGCTACAGATCCGCGTAATGGAGTAGTATTACAAGGTAATGAATTAGAATGGCGACCTGAAGAAGATTTATTGATTGTTCGTAATCAATTTAATGGTAATCATAAACAATTAAAAGCCACAGCACAGGAAGCAAGAGTAAAAACCCGTGAACAGCGAATAGAATTTTCGGGAAAAGTCGTTGCTACATCAGGTGATCCGCAATTACAAATGCGAACTGAGCGGTTAGTTTGGCTTCTTAAAGAAGAAAAATTAATTGGCGATCGCCCCATCGAAATTGACCGGTATGAAAATAATCAAATAACTGGACGTGGTAGAGGAAATGGTGCTCAAGTTAACTTGAAAACCAAAGTTGCCACTCTTGAACCCAAAGCCCAATTAAACTTGCTAGAACCACCTATGCAAATCATTAGTAATTCGATGACATGGAATATAAATGAAGAAATTGTCAAAGCAAATGCCCCTGTGAGTGTTGTTCATCAAGCTGAAAATGTCACTGTTACTGGTAATAAAGCCGAAATGAAAATACCAGAAAAAACAGTTTATTTAACAGGCAATGTAAATGCCGTGGGCAAAAAGAATCAATCTTTAAAATCAAATCAACTCACTTGGTATTTAGAGAAAAAATTATTAGAAGCACAGGGAAATGTAGTTTATCGTCAAGTTGAACCACCATTAAACTTTCAAGGTACAACAGCAGTCGGTAATCTGGAAACAGAAAATATTGTTGTTAAAGGCGGTAGTTCAGGTAACAGAGTGGTAACAGAAATTATACCCCAGTATTAA
- a CDS encoding D-alanyl-D-alanine carboxypeptidase gives MLELLGSGLVSLWLDMAGVKIQPVNALEALVWQSSPGFVIAPDPNPAGAMTVQEYLKELMTSKLVTENLIKQQGVWLQSGPMLMANHQGTIPLPAASLTKVATSLATFKSLGPNHQFETLVSATGPIVNGVVNGDLVINAGGDPMFVGEEAIAVGNALNKIGIKQVKGNLVITGNFAMNFYTNPTAAGQLLKQALNHKSWNRSVIYQYSRMPKGTPKPQVVINGTVLVTAQPNPKQTLLVRHLSLPLHQLIKEMNVYSNNDIAEMLAQSVGGANVVKSTAAQLAMVPQSEIQLINGSGLGRENKISPRAVCAMFMALQREASAHNLTLADLFPTSGFDNRGTMQFRSMPSATVMKTGTLSDVSALAGVVPTRDRGLVWFAIINRGYNVPSFRSEQDQLLQHLVKQLQVYTGVPTVLTPHSPKNYLPKLGVPSRNEILYRG, from the coding sequence ATGCTGGAATTATTAGGTTCAGGTTTGGTTTCACTTTGGCTCGATATGGCTGGAGTTAAAATCCAACCTGTAAATGCTTTAGAAGCATTGGTTTGGCAAAGTAGTCCTGGCTTTGTCATTGCCCCTGATCCTAACCCAGCCGGAGCTATGACAGTACAGGAATATCTCAAGGAGTTGATGACTTCCAAGCTGGTTACGGAAAATCTGATCAAGCAACAGGGAGTTTGGTTGCAGTCGGGTCCGATGTTAATGGCTAATCACCAAGGTACAATTCCTCTACCCGCAGCATCTTTAACTAAGGTGGCCACTTCATTAGCAACTTTTAAAAGTTTGGGACCAAACCATCAATTTGAAACTTTGGTTAGTGCTACAGGTCCTATTGTCAATGGGGTAGTAAATGGTGATTTGGTGATTAATGCTGGTGGTGATCCGATGTTTGTTGGAGAGGAGGCGATCGCTGTTGGTAATGCTCTCAATAAAATCGGTATTAAGCAAGTCAAGGGAAATTTGGTAATTACTGGCAATTTTGCCATGAATTTCTATACTAATCCTACCGCAGCCGGTCAATTACTCAAACAAGCTTTAAATCACAAAAGTTGGAATCGTTCTGTGATTTACCAATATTCCCGAATGCCCAAGGGAACACCTAAGCCCCAAGTGGTAATTAATGGTACGGTGCTGGTGACAGCACAGCCTAACCCTAAACAAACTTTACTGGTACGTCATCTCTCTTTACCCCTACATCAACTCATTAAAGAGATGAATGTTTACAGTAATAATGATATAGCTGAGATGTTAGCTCAATCAGTGGGAGGGGCAAATGTAGTTAAATCTACTGCTGCTCAACTGGCTATGGTTCCACAGTCAGAAATTCAATTAATTAATGGTTCTGGTTTAGGAAGAGAAAATAAGATTTCTCCTAGAGCCGTCTGTGCTATGTTTATGGCACTACAACGGGAAGCATCCGCCCATAATTTGACCTTGGCTGATTTGTTCCCTACCTCTGGCTTTGATAATCGTGGGACAATGCAGTTTAGAAGTATGCCATCGGCCACTGTGATGAAAACTGGAACTCTCAGTGATGTTAGTGCTTTAGCAGGAGTTGTACCCACACGCGATCGCGGTTTAGTCTGGTTTGCTATTATCAATCGCGGTTACAATGTACCCAGTTTTCGCTCTGAACAGGATCAGCTTTTACAACATCTGGTGAAACAATTACAAGTATATACTGGTGTTCCTACAGTCCTGACTCCCCATTCACCTAAAAATTATTTACCAAAATTAGGTGTACCCAGCCGCAATGAAATTTTGTATAGAGGTTAG
- a CDS encoding LOG family protein, with translation MTSKESFEILESLQADIAELIDRLPTLKHRQFIQQALATIVRLADSEIDRLDWKILSAALADMERGFQLFYDYRHTRKVTIFGSARLAPQTPDYQMAVQFARAVSQLGFMVMTGGGGGIMQAGQEGAGRDNSFGLNIQLPFEQQANPFIEGDPKLIHFKYFFTRKLFLLKESDAVALFPGGFGTQDEAFECMTLSQTGKFGPVPVVLIDPPGGDYWHSWSKYIDEQLVAKGLVSPEDPSLYTVTDNLEIACNAITRFYQVYHSSRYVGDQLVIRLRHELSNELVEQLNANFSDILVQGRIEKSQVLPQEGQDETSDLPRLILYFNQRDLGRLYQMIAAINQLGIPTPEETAHPERK, from the coding sequence ATGACCTCTAAAGAGTCCTTTGAAATACTAGAGTCTCTCCAAGCTGATATTGCTGAATTAATAGATCGTTTACCGACTTTAAAACATCGGCAATTTATCCAGCAAGCACTTGCTACCATAGTTCGTTTAGCTGATAGTGAAATTGATCGTCTGGATTGGAAGATACTATCTGCGGCTTTAGCAGATATGGAAAGAGGCTTCCAACTCTTTTATGATTATCGACACACTCGCAAAGTTACTATCTTTGGTTCTGCTCGTTTAGCACCACAAACCCCTGATTACCAAATGGCAGTTCAATTTGCTCGCGCTGTATCTCAACTAGGATTTATGGTGATGACAGGTGGTGGTGGTGGGATCATGCAAGCTGGTCAAGAAGGTGCAGGAAGAGACAATTCTTTTGGTTTAAATATTCAGTTACCTTTTGAGCAACAGGCTAACCCTTTTATTGAAGGTGATCCTAAGCTCATTCACTTTAAATATTTCTTTACCCGCAAACTCTTTTTGCTCAAAGAAAGCGATGCTGTGGCTTTGTTTCCCGGTGGGTTTGGCACTCAAGATGAAGCTTTTGAATGTATGACACTTAGCCAAACAGGTAAATTTGGTCCTGTACCTGTGGTTCTTATCGATCCTCCCGGTGGTGATTATTGGCACTCTTGGAGTAAATATATTGATGAGCAATTGGTGGCAAAAGGTCTTGTCAGTCCAGAAGATCCTAGTCTGTACACAGTTACAGATAATCTAGAGATTGCTTGCAATGCCATCACCCGTTTTTACCAAGTTTATCACTCTAGTCGCTACGTAGGTGATCAGTTGGTGATTCGTCTCAGACACGAGTTATCCAATGAATTGGTGGAACAATTAAATGCTAACTTTAGTGACATTCTTGTCCAAGGCAGAATTGAAAAAAGTCAGGTATTACCTCAAGAGGGTCAAGATGAAACATCGGATTTACCCCGCCTTATTTTATACTTCAATCAAAGAGATTTAGGGCGTTTATATCAGATGATTGCAGCGATTAACCAATTAGGTATTCCTACCCCAGAGGAAACAGCCCATCCAGAAAGAAAGTAG
- a CDS encoding GuaB3 family IMP dehydrogenase-related protein, with translation MEIQLGRGKMARRAYGIDEIALVPGNRTLDPSLADTKWKIGNIERQIPIIASAMDGVVDVGMAVRLSQLGALGVLNLEGIQTRYDDPNPILDRIASVGKDEFVGLMQELYAEPIKPELIEKRIQEIKQQGGIAAVSATPVGASKYGEVVAKAGADLFFIQATVVSTDHVAPESITPLDLVAFCQSMPIPVILGNCVTYEVTLELMKAGAAAVLVGIGPGAACTSRGVLGVGIPQATAVADCAAARDDFYQETGKYIPVIADGGLITGGDICKCIACGADGVMIGSPFARAAEAPGRGYHWGMATPSPVLPRGTRIRVGTTGTLEQILRGPAALDDGTHNLLGALKTSMGTLGAKDLKEMQQVEVVIAPSLLTEGKVYQKAQQLGMGK, from the coding sequence GTGGAAATTCAACTTGGGCGGGGAAAAATGGCTCGCCGAGCCTACGGCATTGACGAAATAGCTTTAGTCCCCGGTAACAGAACATTAGATCCGAGTCTAGCGGACACAAAGTGGAAAATTGGTAATATTGAACGACAAATACCGATTATTGCCAGTGCAATGGATGGTGTAGTAGATGTTGGTATGGCGGTGCGTCTATCCCAGTTAGGAGCTTTAGGAGTTCTTAACCTAGAGGGTATTCAAACGCGATATGATGACCCAAATCCGATATTAGATCGCATTGCTTCAGTAGGCAAAGATGAATTTGTGGGACTGATGCAAGAACTTTATGCCGAACCGATCAAGCCCGAACTCATTGAAAAACGTATTCAGGAAATTAAACAACAAGGCGGTATTGCGGCAGTTAGTGCAACACCAGTCGGAGCAAGCAAATATGGTGAAGTAGTAGCTAAAGCTGGGGCTGATTTATTTTTTATCCAAGCTACAGTAGTTTCTACAGACCATGTTGCACCAGAGTCTATCACACCACTGGATTTAGTGGCATTTTGCCAGTCTATGCCCATACCTGTGATACTAGGTAACTGTGTTACTTATGAAGTCACCTTAGAATTAATGAAAGCAGGTGCAGCAGCAGTATTAGTAGGTATTGGACCCGGTGCAGCTTGTACATCCCGTGGAGTTTTAGGTGTGGGTATACCCCAAGCCACAGCAGTTGCCGACTGTGCCGCTGCCAGAGATGACTTTTATCAAGAAACCGGCAAATATATACCTGTCATTGCCGATGGTGGTTTAATCACCGGTGGCGACATTTGTAAATGTATTGCTTGCGGTGCTGATGGCGTAATGATTGGTTCACCCTTTGCTAGAGCCGCAGAAGCCCCAGGACGGGGTTATCATTGGGGAATGGCAACTCCTAGCCCAGTGCTGCCCCGTGGTACTCGTATTCGTGTAGGTACAACTGGAACTCTAGAACAAATACTCAGAGGTCCAGCAGCATTAGATGATGGTACTCACAACCTACTAGGCGCATTAAAAACCAGCATGGGTACATTAGGAGCAAAAGACCTCAAAGAAATGCAGCAAGTTGAAGTAGTTATTGCTCCTTCCTTGTTAACAGAAGGCAAAGTGTACCAAAAAGCCCAACAGTTGGGCATGGGTAAATAA